One Glycine max cultivar Williams 82 chromosome 6, Glycine_max_v4.0, whole genome shotgun sequence DNA segment encodes these proteins:
- the LOC100500437 gene encoding RAN GTPase 3: protein MALPNQQTVDYPSFKLVIVGDGGTGKTTFVKRHLTGEFEKKYEPTIGVEVHPLDFFTNCGKIRFYCWDTAGQEKFGGLRDGYYIHGQCAIIMFDVTARLTYKNVPTWHRDLCRVCENIPIVLCGNKVDVKNRQVKAKQVTFHRKKNLQYYEISAKSNYNFEKPFLYLARKLAGDANLHFVESPALAPPEVQIDLAAQQQHEAELLAAASQPLPDDDDDQFE, encoded by the exons ATG GCTTTGCCCAATCAGCAAACCGTCGATTACCCCAGCTTCAAGCTTGTCATCGTCGGCGACGGTGGCACAG GAAAGACAACCTTCGTGAAGAGGCATCTCACTGGTGAATTCGAGAAGAAATATGAAC CGACCATTGGTGTGGAGGTTCATCCGTTGGATTTTTTCACGAACTGTGGAAAGATTCGCTTCTATTGTTGGGATACTGCTGGGCAAGAGAAGTTTGGTGGCCTCAGAGATGGATATTA TATCCATGGGCAATGTGCGATTATCATGTTTGATGTTACTGCCCGTCTAACATACAAAAATGTCCCTACCTGGCACCGTGATCTTTGCCG GGTCTGTGAAAACATCCCAATTGTTCTTTGCGGTAACAAGGTTGATGTCAAGAATAGGCAAGTGAAGGCAAAGCAGGTTACTTTCCACAGGAAGAAGAATTTGCAGTACTATGAGATATCTGCTAAGAGCAACTACAATTTTGAAAAGCCATTTTTGTACTTGGCCAGGAAACTTGCAGG CGATGCTAACTTGCACTTTGTAGAATCTCCTGCATTGGCTCCACCAGAAGTTCAAATTGATTTAGCTGCACAACAACA GCACGAGGCTGAGCTTCTTGCAGCTGCTAGTCAGCCCCTTCCTGACGACGATGATGATCAATTTGAGTAG